Proteins encoded within one genomic window of uncultured Sphingopyxis sp.:
- a CDS encoding HAD family hydrolase, with amino-acid sequence MNGFPFATIGFDLDGTLIDTLGDLAAAVNHTLAQMDRAPLAEAAVRPMIGRGAKHMLEEGLRASGGVPDGAVERLYPELLRFYEAHIAVHSRPFPGVVAALDRLDALGVRTAVVTNKLEGLARQLLGELGLADRMATIIGGDTVGARKPSPEPIRAMIERCGGGPAAFVGDSIYDVMAAKNADVPSVAVSFGFLDRPAGELGADHVIDHYDELVPLLARL; translated from the coding sequence ATGAACGGATTTCCTTTCGCGACCATCGGCTTCGACCTCGACGGCACGCTCATCGACACGCTCGGCGACCTTGCCGCGGCGGTCAATCATACGCTCGCGCAAATGGATCGCGCGCCGCTTGCCGAGGCGGCGGTGCGGCCGATGATCGGGCGCGGCGCGAAGCATATGCTCGAAGAGGGCTTGCGCGCCTCGGGCGGCGTTCCCGATGGCGCGGTCGAACGCCTCTATCCGGAACTGCTGCGCTTTTACGAAGCGCATATCGCGGTCCACAGCCGCCCCTTTCCGGGCGTCGTCGCCGCGCTCGACCGGCTCGACGCGCTCGGCGTGCGCACCGCGGTCGTGACCAACAAGCTCGAGGGACTCGCGCGCCAGTTGCTCGGCGAACTGGGCCTCGCCGACCGGATGGCGACGATCATCGGCGGCGACACGGTGGGAGCACGCAAACCCTCGCCCGAGCCGATCCGCGCGATGATCGAGCGGTGCGGCGGAGGGCCCGCGGCCTTCGTCGGCGACAGCATCTATGACGTCATGGCGGCGAAGAATGCGGACGTGCCGAGCGTCGCGGTCAGCTTCGGCTTCCTCGACCGGCCCGCGGGCGAGCTGGGCGCCGACCATGTGATCGATCATTATGACGAACTGGTCCCGCTGCTCGCGCGGCTCTAG
- a CDS encoding nucleotidyltransferase family protein: MSAVAAFVDLLAGRRAPAALAPRDWDGVIGVARSEAMLATLAHRLEGAALPSSVAALFADQRAAAAVAQAQALWEAEMARRALAPAGIEFVLLKGAAYAAAGMACAAGRQIGDLDILVLAADIRRAENALLKAGWEWVKSDPYDDHYYRAHMHELPPMIHSGRDRMIDVHHTILPKTHRITPDALVLIADAVELPSGFRILNPAAMACHCAAHLLADGDLQGGLRNLWDFHCLVLDFVKADPDFYLDAIEEAARHGLVDVVKRAFRLSHRLYGTPLKAYSGPSAIEFDRRWSDDLFARRLLARDDWGRVTNPLLEQAFYIRSHWLRMPPAMLAKHLWTKWRKR, from the coding sequence GTGAGCGCGGTCGCCGCCTTCGTCGATCTGCTCGCCGGGCGGCGCGCCCCGGCGGCGCTCGCGCCGCGCGACTGGGACGGGGTGATCGGCGTCGCGCGCAGCGAGGCGATGCTCGCGACGCTCGCGCACCGGCTCGAAGGCGCGGCGCTGCCGTCCAGCGTCGCGGCGCTGTTCGCCGACCAGCGCGCGGCGGCGGCGGTCGCGCAGGCGCAGGCCCTTTGGGAGGCCGAAATGGCGCGCCGCGCGCTCGCGCCCGCGGGGATCGAATTCGTGCTGCTCAAGGGCGCGGCCTATGCCGCCGCGGGCATGGCGTGCGCGGCGGGGCGGCAGATCGGCGACCTCGACATCCTCGTGCTCGCCGCCGACATCCGCCGCGCCGAAAATGCGCTGCTCAAGGCGGGGTGGGAATGGGTCAAGTCGGACCCCTATGACGATCATTATTACCGCGCGCACATGCACGAGCTGCCGCCGATGATCCACTCGGGCCGCGACCGGATGATCGACGTCCACCACACGATCCTGCCAAAGACGCATCGCATCACGCCCGACGCGCTCGTCCTGATCGCCGATGCCGTCGAACTTCCCTCAGGCTTTCGAATACTCAACCCCGCTGCGATGGCCTGCCATTGCGCCGCCCACCTGCTGGCCGACGGCGACTTGCAGGGGGGGCTGAGAAATCTCTGGGATTTTCACTGCCTCGTCCTCGATTTCGTCAAGGCCGATCCGGACTTTTATCTCGACGCGATCGAGGAGGCCGCCCGGCACGGCCTTGTCGATGTCGTCAAACGGGCCTTTCGACTTTCCCACCGGCTCTACGGCACACCGCTCAAGGCCTATTCCGGGCCTTCGGCGATCGAGTTCGACCGCCGGTGGAGCGACGATCTGTTCGCCCGCCGACTGCTCGCGCGCGACGACTGGGGGCGGGTGACGAACCCGCTGCTCGAACAGGCCTTCTACATCCGCTCGCACTGGCTGCGCATGCCGCCCGCGATGCTCGCGAAGCATCTCTGGACGAAGTGGCGGAAACGATAG
- a CDS encoding HprK-related kinase A: MRHSARIAVGPVQFRIGSDWAAPVAALERLYASYPQDETRPADATVRLFAGRPWRRWLRPSVHIGGDFVVPGALPLPLSMGLLAAEMGMNLQVALGWRRHLLLHASAVAKDGRALIMSGESGSGKSTLAALLGEGDWRLMGDEFTLIDPSGGDAFAFPRAVSLKNEAIAEVAARVDPARLGPLMTGTPKGDVRHLIPRADAIAAMHAPARPALLLFPRFGGEAAVEPMGEGEAFVRLTEASTNYVALGEAGFAALTRLVRETPAFGITYPDSAAGIALVEQLWAEAAR, encoded by the coding sequence GTGAGGCATAGCGCACGCATCGCGGTCGGCCCGGTGCAATTCCGCATCGGCAGCGACTGGGCGGCACCGGTCGCGGCGCTCGAACGTCTCTATGCGAGCTATCCGCAGGACGAAACGCGCCCCGCCGACGCGACGGTGCGGCTGTTCGCGGGGCGGCCGTGGCGGCGCTGGCTGCGCCCCTCGGTGCATATCGGCGGCGATTTCGTCGTGCCCGGCGCGCTGCCGCTGCCGCTGTCGATGGGGCTGCTCGCCGCCGAGATGGGGATGAATTTGCAGGTCGCGCTGGGATGGCGACGGCACCTGCTGCTCCACGCGAGCGCGGTCGCGAAGGACGGCCGCGCGCTGATCATGTCGGGCGAATCGGGGTCGGGCAAATCGACGCTCGCCGCGCTGCTCGGCGAGGGCGACTGGCGGCTGATGGGCGACGAGTTCACGCTGATCGACCCGTCGGGCGGCGACGCCTTCGCTTTCCCGCGCGCGGTGAGTCTGAAAAATGAAGCGATCGCCGAAGTCGCGGCGCGCGTCGATCCGGCGCGGCTCGGCCCCTTGATGACGGGGACGCCGAAGGGCGACGTCCGCCACCTGATCCCGCGTGCCGATGCGATCGCCGCGATGCACGCGCCCGCGCGCCCCGCGCTGCTGCTCTTCCCGCGCTTTGGGGGAGAGGCCGCCGTCGAGCCGATGGGCGAGGGCGAGGCGTTCGTCAGGCTGACCGAGGCGTCGACCAACTATGTCGCGCTCGGCGAGGCGGGCTTCGCCGCGCTGACGCGGCTGGTGCGCGAAACGCCGGCGTTCGGCATCACCTATCCCGACAGCGCGGCGGGGATCGCGCTGGTCGAGCAATTATGGGCGGAGGCGGCACGGTGA
- a CDS encoding HPr-rel-A system PqqD family peptide chaperone — protein sequence MADRAYRAAPADALHIEPLGELTAIFDRRSIQTHLVVSPVPEILDALGADACTPARLAERLAATFDLGSAEEAQPILAERLSELAAMGLVERA from the coding sequence ATGGCTGATCGCGCCTATCGCGCCGCGCCGGCCGATGCGCTGCATATCGAGCCGCTCGGCGAACTGACCGCGATCTTCGACCGGCGATCGATACAGACGCACCTCGTCGTGTCGCCGGTGCCCGAGATATTGGACGCACTGGGCGCCGACGCCTGCACCCCTGCGCGCCTCGCCGAGCGGCTCGCTGCGACGTTCGACCTCGGCAGCGCGGAGGAGGCGCAGCCGATCCTCGCCGAGCGGCTTTCCGAGCTTGCGGCGATGGGGCTGGTGGAGCGCGCGTGA
- a CDS encoding MarR family winged helix-turn-helix transcriptional regulator yields the protein MAAKKLNLDNFLPYRLSIASNALSSRIAAEYENRFGLKIPEWRLMAVLGEGQPKTQRELVAATRMDKVTVSRAAKALADRQLIARQAHEADGRSHHLDLTETGRSLYDAIVPAALASETQLESKLSARERATLMAILAKLIVAAEDYG from the coding sequence ATGGCCGCGAAGAAGCTGAATCTGGACAATTTCCTGCCCTATCGCCTGTCCATCGCCTCGAACGCCCTGTCGAGCCGGATCGCCGCCGAATATGAGAATCGCTTCGGACTCAAGATTCCCGAATGGCGGCTGATGGCGGTGCTCGGCGAAGGCCAGCCCAAGACGCAGCGCGAACTCGTCGCCGCGACGCGCATGGACAAGGTCACGGTAAGCCGCGCTGCGAAGGCGCTCGCGGATCGACAACTGATCGCGCGCCAGGCGCATGAGGCCGACGGGCGCTCGCACCATCTCGATCTCACCGAGACCGGGCGCTCGCTCTATGACGCGATCGTCCCGGCGGCGCTCGCGAGCGAGACGCAGCTCGAATCGAAACTCAGCGCGCGCGAACGCGCGACATTGATGGCGATCCTCGCCAAGCTGATCGTCGCCGCCGAAGATTATGGCTGA
- a CDS encoding TonB-dependent receptor, whose product MIRLLAGTAVLALPAAAVAQEASELEPDFDGGCCVWLGQRIARDVIIVNGSGQLRRTNSDRVQGSVVISDVQPGLGVRVENRLRDEAGIVQFRRSDGRSAHPTSQGVTLRGLGGNASSRALVTLDGVPQSDPFGGWVAWSAYDAVGLGGIVVTRGGGSGADGPGALAGTIGLHSTMTDGVEASLAYGSRDGWDASASVGGQVGGGQVAVDGRYSRGDGFIPVAQGQRGAADRAAPYEQGGLGLRLRFDAGDSSRIEASVRGFSDQRDRGVDFTTSKTGGVDASVRFVHDPAGATQWLALGYIQLRDFESGFASVAAGRGSANPALFQRIPATGLGGRFELRPAIGDANPLRIGADWRRTVGRTEEDFFFTDGVPGRHRSAGGSSDTVGAFAEWTSGNQYDGFLWTLSGRVDRWWLGTGYRLERNRGGGPVITDLGFAARQGWEASGRAGVRWTSDSVSLRAAAYRGWRLPTLNELYRPFRVGAETTLANEMLKPERLWGGEVGAGWESGGTILSVTLFANRLTNAIANVTLAPNLNQRQNLDAIDSKGVEVMAEQRIGPATLRATYAFTDAEVDASGGAAMLDGRRPAQIAKHGGSVSLRSNAQGPLGGFATLRYIGEQNEDDLGLLALDDALTLDAGLSWRFSEAVSIEARGENLFDALVPAAIFSSGIVERATPRTLWIGARLSF is encoded by the coding sequence GTGATCCGGCTGCTTGCGGGAACCGCGGTGCTGGCGCTGCCGGCGGCGGCCGTAGCGCAGGAGGCGAGCGAACTCGAACCCGATTTCGACGGGGGCTGCTGCGTGTGGCTCGGCCAGCGAATTGCGCGCGACGTCATCATCGTGAACGGGAGCGGCCAGTTGCGCCGGACGAACAGCGACAGAGTTCAGGGTTCGGTTGTCATTTCCGACGTGCAGCCCGGCCTCGGCGTGCGTGTCGAGAATCGCCTGCGCGACGAGGCGGGCATCGTCCAGTTCCGCCGATCCGACGGCCGCTCGGCGCATCCGACAAGTCAGGGCGTGACGCTGCGCGGGCTCGGCGGCAATGCGTCGAGCCGCGCGCTGGTGACGCTCGATGGCGTGCCGCAGTCCGATCCGTTCGGCGGCTGGGTCGCGTGGAGCGCATATGATGCGGTGGGTCTCGGCGGCATCGTCGTGACGCGCGGCGGGGGCAGCGGCGCCGACGGGCCGGGCGCGCTGGCGGGGACGATCGGCCTCCATTCGACGATGACCGACGGCGTCGAAGCGAGTCTTGCCTATGGCAGCCGCGACGGATGGGACGCTTCCGCGTCGGTGGGCGGTCAGGTCGGCGGCGGGCAGGTCGCCGTTGACGGCCGCTATAGCCGGGGCGACGGGTTCATCCCCGTCGCACAAGGACAGCGCGGCGCGGCGGACCGCGCGGCCCCCTATGAGCAGGGCGGGTTGGGGCTGCGCCTGCGTTTCGATGCCGGCGACAGCAGCCGGATCGAAGCGAGCGTTCGTGGCTTCTCCGACCAGCGTGATCGCGGCGTCGATTTCACGACGAGCAAGACCGGCGGCGTCGATGCCAGCGTGCGTTTCGTCCACGACCCCGCGGGAGCGACCCAATGGCTCGCGCTCGGCTATATCCAGCTCCGCGATTTCGAGAGCGGCTTCGCGAGCGTCGCGGCGGGGCGCGGCAGCGCGAACCCCGCCTTGTTCCAGCGCATCCCCGCCACCGGCCTCGGCGGCCGCTTCGAACTGCGTCCCGCGATCGGCGACGCCAATCCGCTCCGCATCGGTGCCGACTGGCGGCGCACGGTGGGCCGGACCGAGGAGGACTTCTTCTTTACGGACGGCGTTCCCGGCCGCCATCGCTCGGCCGGGGGCAGCAGCGACACCGTCGGCGCCTTTGCCGAATGGACATCGGGCAACCAATATGACGGCTTCCTCTGGACGCTGAGCGGGCGCGTCGATCGCTGGTGGCTTGGCACCGGCTATCGGCTCGAGCGCAATCGCGGCGGCGGGCCGGTGATCACCGATCTCGGCTTTGCCGCGCGGCAGGGATGGGAAGCCAGCGGGCGCGCGGGCGTGCGCTGGACGTCGGATTCGGTTTCGCTGCGCGCCGCCGCCTATCGCGGCTGGCGGCTGCCGACGCTCAACGAGCTTTACCGCCCGTTCCGCGTCGGCGCCGAAACCACCCTCGCCAACGAAATGCTGAAACCCGAACGGCTGTGGGGCGGCGAGGTCGGCGCCGGCTGGGAAAGCGGCGGGACGATCCTGTCGGTCACGCTCTTCGCCAACCGGCTGACGAACGCCATCGCCAATGTGACGCTCGCGCCGAACCTCAACCAGCGGCAGAATCTCGACGCGATCGACAGCAAGGGCGTCGAGGTGATGGCCGAGCAGCGGATCGGACCCGCGACGCTGCGCGCGACCTATGCCTTTACCGACGCCGAGGTCGACGCTTCGGGCGGAGCGGCGATGCTCGACGGCCGCCGCCCGGCGCAGATCGCGAAACATGGCGGTAGCGTATCGCTGCGCAGCAATGCGCAAGGACCGTTGGGTGGCTTCGCGACGCTGCGCTATATCGGCGAGCAGAATGAGGATGATCTCGGGCTGCTGGCGCTCGACGACGCGCTGACGCTGGACGCCGGGCTGTCGTGGCGGTTCAGCGAGGCGGTCAGCATCGAGGCGCGCGGCGAGAATCTGTTCGACGCGCTGGTGCCGGCGGCGATTTTCTCCTCGGGCATCGTCGAGCGCGCGACGCCGCGGACCTTGTGGATCGGTGCGCGCCTGTCTTTCTGA
- the maiA gene encoding maleylacetoacetate isomerase, giving the protein MTTLVLHDYFRSSASFRVRIALNLKGLDYSRVEVSLIAGEQRSDAYLEQNAQGFVPMLVVDGEPIIQSMAIIDWLDRAYPEPRLIPEEAMPRAVALARAQVIASDIHPLNNLRVLKYLKRDLGLNEQTKDRWYRHWIVQGFDALEAMAGDGRFLGGDTPGIADCCLVPQMYNARRFETPLDDYPRLVAIDAACMEHDAFKKAHPDAVKPA; this is encoded by the coding sequence ATGACCACCCTCGTCCTCCATGATTATTTCCGCTCCTCGGCCAGCTTTCGCGTCCGTATCGCGCTCAACCTGAAAGGGCTCGACTATAGCCGTGTCGAAGTCAGCCTGATCGCGGGCGAGCAGCGCAGCGACGCCTATCTGGAGCAGAATGCGCAGGGCTTCGTGCCGATGCTTGTCGTCGACGGCGAGCCGATCATCCAGAGCATGGCGATCATCGACTGGCTCGACCGCGCCTATCCCGAACCGCGGCTGATCCCCGAGGAGGCGATGCCGCGCGCGGTCGCGCTTGCGCGCGCGCAGGTGATCGCGAGCGACATCCACCCGCTCAACAACCTTCGCGTGCTCAAATATCTGAAGCGCGACCTCGGGCTCAACGAACAGACCAAGGACCGCTGGTATCGCCACTGGATCGTGCAAGGCTTCGACGCGCTCGAAGCGATGGCAGGCGATGGGCGCTTCCTTGGCGGCGACACGCCGGGGATCGCCGACTGCTGCCTCGTCCCGCAAATGTATAATGCGCGGCGGTTCGAGACCCCGCTCGACGATTATCCGCGGCTCGTCGCGATCGACGCGGCGTGCATGGAGCATGACGCGTTCAAGAAGGCGCATCCCGACGCGGTCAAGCCCGCGTGA
- a CDS encoding SO2930 family diheme c-type cytochrome has product MKRVFAALGAALLCASGGAAGSLPGVDQALVESDAMPPKLSAFGLFRGNDPKQPATGIGYTLRAPLFSDYTDKHRFVSIPAGKKATVAADGTIAFPVGTVLVKSFGWPDVNEGRPVETRLLIHRAAGWVALPYIWDADGKDATLALGGRRVPVTFKSPDGATHSIRYAVPNKNQCKECHSLNGEIVPIGPKARNFILDPAASDELRALYFANPAELKPVMPQWDDPKAGSVATRARAYLDVNCAHCHNPAGSASNSGLFLRWTDDPKSVNYGIGKRPTAAGRGSGGMEFAIAPGDPDHSFLIYRLESTDPGIAMPEVGRSTVHKEGAALLRQWIAEMPKGE; this is encoded by the coding sequence GTGAAACGCGTTTTCGCCGCGCTCGGTGCGGCGCTGCTATGTGCGAGCGGGGGAGCGGCAGGATCACTCCCCGGCGTCGATCAGGCGCTCGTCGAGAGCGACGCGATGCCGCCGAAGCTGTCGGCCTTCGGACTGTTTCGCGGCAACGACCCCAAGCAGCCCGCGACGGGCATCGGCTATACGCTGCGCGCGCCGCTGTTCAGCGACTATACCGACAAGCATCGCTTCGTCTCCATTCCGGCAGGGAAGAAGGCGACGGTCGCCGCCGACGGGACGATCGCATTTCCGGTGGGCACGGTGCTCGTCAAAAGCTTCGGCTGGCCGGACGTCAACGAAGGGCGCCCGGTCGAAACGCGCTTGCTGATCCATCGTGCCGCGGGCTGGGTCGCCTTGCCCTATATATGGGACGCCGACGGCAAGGACGCGACGCTGGCGCTCGGCGGGCGGCGCGTGCCGGTGACGTTCAAGAGTCCCGATGGTGCGACGCACAGCATCCGCTATGCGGTGCCGAACAAGAACCAGTGCAAGGAATGCCACAGCCTGAACGGCGAAATCGTGCCGATCGGGCCAAAGGCACGGAACTTCATCCTCGACCCCGCGGCTTCGGACGAGCTGCGCGCCCTCTATTTCGCGAATCCGGCGGAGCTGAAACCGGTGATGCCGCAGTGGGACGATCCGAAAGCTGGCAGCGTTGCGACCCGCGCCCGCGCCTATCTCGACGTCAATTGCGCGCATTGCCACAACCCGGCGGGCAGCGCGTCGAACAGCGGGCTGTTCCTGCGCTGGACCGACGATCCCAAGAGCGTCAACTATGGCATCGGCAAGCGCCCGACCGCAGCGGGACGCGGCAGCGGGGGCATGGAGTTCGCGATTGCGCCCGGCGATCCCGACCATAGTTTCCTGATCTATCGCCTCGAAAGCACCGATCCCGGCATCGCGATGCCCGAGGTCGGGCGATCTACGGTTCACAAGGAAGGCGCGGCGCTGCTCCGGCAATGGATTGCGGAGATGCCGAAGGGTGAGTGA
- a CDS encoding parallel beta-helix domain-containing protein, which translates to MRFHGLNRHVATLCIAAALAAQPAAAKVISVSAETPDANEKLQEALILAEPGDTVQLGAGIWKLTDGLSLDVAGVTVRGAGAGEGGSILDFSGQQGAGEGLLVTSDDVLLTEFAVLDTKGDGIKSKGADRIVYHKLRVEWTAGPKETNGAYGIYPVESSDVLIDSVYVRGASDAGIYVGQSKNIVVRDSIATENVAGIEIENSYDADVHDNVATKNTGGILVFDLPSLPMQGGHNVRVFENIVSDNSTPNFAPKGNIVASVPTGTGVLIMANRNVEIFDNIFDNNGTANVMIVGYRYEHKDPKYQPLPKAIVVRGNQHGKAGYAPQFPGGDQIAAAMGGSIPPILWDGAGDAVVLDEVGVLSLNLPDVKTPQSEAKPAPADLSKGTPPAALPAIKLPESMEAKVK; encoded by the coding sequence ATGCGATTCCATGGCCTCAACCGCCACGTGGCGACGCTCTGCATCGCGGCGGCGCTTGCCGCCCAGCCGGCAGCGGCGAAAGTCATCAGCGTCAGTGCGGAAACGCCCGACGCCAATGAAAAGCTGCAGGAGGCGCTGATCCTCGCCGAACCGGGCGATACGGTGCAGTTGGGCGCGGGCATCTGGAAGCTGACCGACGGGCTGTCGCTCGACGTTGCCGGCGTTACGGTGCGCGGCGCCGGGGCGGGCGAGGGCGGGTCGATCCTCGACTTTTCGGGGCAGCAGGGCGCGGGCGAGGGTCTGCTCGTCACCTCCGATGATGTGCTGCTCACCGAATTCGCCGTGCTCGATACGAAGGGCGACGGGATCAAGTCGAAGGGCGCCGACCGCATCGTCTATCACAAGCTGCGCGTCGAATGGACCGCGGGGCCGAAGGAAACCAACGGTGCATACGGCATCTATCCGGTCGAGAGCAGCGACGTGCTGATCGACAGCGTCTATGTGCGCGGCGCGTCGGATGCGGGCATCTACGTCGGCCAGTCGAAGAATATCGTCGTCCGCGATTCGATCGCGACCGAGAATGTCGCGGGGATCGAGATCGAGAACAGCTATGACGCCGACGTTCACGACAATGTCGCGACGAAGAATACCGGCGGCATCCTGGTGTTCGATCTGCCGAGCCTGCCGATGCAGGGCGGGCACAATGTCCGCGTGTTTGAAAATATCGTGAGCGACAACAGCACGCCCAACTTCGCGCCGAAGGGCAATATCGTCGCGAGCGTGCCGACGGGCACGGGCGTGCTGATCATGGCGAACCGCAATGTCGAGATTTTCGACAATATCTTCGATAATAACGGCACCGCCAATGTGATGATCGTCGGCTATCGCTACGAGCATAAGGACCCGAAATATCAGCCGCTGCCCAAGGCGATCGTTGTGCGCGGCAACCAGCATGGCAAGGCGGGCTATGCGCCCCAATTCCCCGGCGGCGACCAAATCGCGGCGGCGATGGGCGGGAGCATTCCGCCGATATTGTGGGACGGCGCGGGCGATGCGGTCGTGCTCGACGAGGTCGGGGTGCTGTCGCTGAACCTGCCCGACGTGAAAACGCCGCAGAGCGAAGCGAAGCCCGCTCCCGCCGACCTGTCGAAGGGCACGCCGCCCGCGGCGCTGCCGGCGATCAAGCTGCCCGAAAGCATGGAGGCGAAGGTCAAGTGA
- a CDS encoding DUF2147 domain-containing protein, whose product MIHRIGLALVALIAAPSIAGAPASLSGRWKTDDGKGIVAMAPCGTKMCGRIAELLIKEPAGGQRDERNPDKAKRGRMVEGLQIYWDLVPHEGGWKGEGYSPEDGRYYNAHLRVKGDKLTMKGCVAVFCRTVTWTRVG is encoded by the coding sequence TTGATACACAGAATAGGACTGGCGCTTGTCGCCTTGATCGCCGCGCCATCGATTGCCGGGGCGCCCGCCTCGCTGTCGGGCCGCTGGAAAACCGACGACGGCAAGGGCATCGTCGCGATGGCGCCGTGCGGCACGAAGATGTGCGGCCGCATCGCCGAGCTTTTGATCAAGGAACCGGCGGGCGGCCAGCGCGACGAGCGCAACCCCGACAAGGCCAAGCGCGGCCGCATGGTCGAGGGGCTGCAAATCTATTGGGACCTCGTCCCGCACGAGGGCGGCTGGAAAGGCGAAGGCTATAGCCCCGAAGACGGCCGCTATTACAACGCGCACCTGCGCGTGAAGGGCGACAAGCTGACGATGAAGGGCTGCGTGGCGGTGTTCTGCCGCACCGTGACGTGGACGCGCGTGGGGTAA
- a CDS encoding amino acid racemase, with product MRKIGLIGGMSWASTELYYRHLNKGVQKRLGTACSAPILMESLNYCELSRITTAEQWAHAKDVLIASAKRLEDAGATALMIAANSMHKVAEDVAAAISIPLLHIVDETGEKMKADGIKAAAVIGTRNVMTEPWFRQRLVRHGLTLAPYDASRADEIDRIIYEELMLGKANESSRRTMKTFITDIAKQDVQAVVLACTELVMLVDTDANVLPIYDTTRIHVAAGVDWILGEG from the coding sequence ATGCGCAAAATCGGCCTGATCGGGGGAATGAGCTGGGCGTCGACCGAGCTATACTACCGCCACCTCAACAAGGGCGTGCAAAAGCGCCTTGGGACAGCCTGTTCGGCGCCGATCCTGATGGAGAGCCTCAACTATTGCGAGCTGTCGCGGATCACGACGGCCGAGCAATGGGCGCATGCGAAGGACGTGCTCATCGCTTCGGCGAAGCGGCTCGAGGATGCAGGCGCGACCGCGCTGATGATCGCGGCCAATTCGATGCACAAGGTCGCCGAGGATGTCGCGGCGGCGATCTCCATCCCCTTGCTCCACATCGTCGACGAGACGGGCGAGAAGATGAAGGCCGACGGGATCAAGGCGGCCGCGGTGATCGGCACGCGCAATGTGATGACCGAACCCTGGTTCCGCCAGCGGCTCGTCCGCCACGGGCTGACGCTCGCGCCCTATGACGCGAGCCGCGCCGACGAGATCGACCGGATCATCTACGAAGAGCTGATGCTCGGCAAGGCGAACGAAAGCTCGCGCCGGACGATGAAGACTTTTATCACCGACATCGCGAAGCAGGATGTGCAGGCGGTGGTGCTCGCCTGCACCGAACTGGTGATGCTCGTCGACACCGACGCCAATGTCCTGCCGATTTACGACACGACGCGGATACATGTCGCGGCGGGGGTCGACTGGATTTTGGGCGAGGGGTGA